The Drosophila suzukii chromosome X, CBGP_Dsuzu_IsoJpt1.0, whole genome shotgun sequence DNA window TAAGTCTAGAGATATTTTTTCTTCCCTCGCACATTCCTTTTGTCATGCATTATGCTATGTGGCCAAAGGGATAAATATGGCCATTTCTGAAGCCctggcaaaacaaaaaattatgcAAGTCAGAAACAGCAAAGACCATCTGCTAAGCTAAGACatatcattttatttttaaaaatgtcctTAAGGGATGTCTATCGGGTCTGCAGTTTAAAGCAGTGGTCGCCGCAAAATAAAGTTGGTGAAAGTTTGATGACAATGTGATGAAATGTTAATGACACAACCCAGAATTTGTAGATCCATCCCGACATAGTCCTCCAGCGACCGccaaacccctacaaaaaccGAAGTCTCCGAGGTCCCAAAGCGAGACCTTAAGTAAGTCCTCAATGCAAACATAAATAATATCAAGATAAACATACAATACATAACAAGTTACTTAATCGTATAATGTTAAATTGATATTGGAAAATGTAATTCTTCAAAGAGAGAAAAAAGAACGAGAAAAATTATACCTACAAGGTGCTAGAGAAATCACTCCAGCGCTAAGTCGTGAAACTCACCACATTCAGCGTTCTTTGATTTCTAATAATATGAACATCAACTTAATTAGGTTTTTTAGCgtatgtttttataaaaacgcgcaaatgattataatatagataatcaaaaataaacgagGCTTTAAAAAACCTTGTCAGCGGGGTTCTTTTACTGGAACTCTATAGAAGACAGTAAAACTCAAATTCACCAAGATTATtcaaacatttataaattgtattttatcaCCAATGACTTTTAGTCTTTATTAATTcctaaaaacaaaatttgtaCAGATATTTTAAGTTCCAGTAGAAACCCGTTAaagaaaatcaattaaaaaaactaattttctgTTATAACTTGCCTATTGGCGTGTACAGTCGTACTTCTTATACGCAAGCTTGtaagttttataaaaatcgtACAAGCTGAATGGATTTTACATGTTGTGAAAACGTTTTTTCTTCAATATTatttgaaacatttttttttaaagaccTAAGTGACAGGAACATTAAATTCTAGATAAAGACAGATCAAAATTGTAATAACTTTGTAGACATGTTTGACTGTAGCTAAAACGACCCACAGACCAAAAGACCGACCGCCACTCAAAGCGCAAATAACAAGGGTAAAATATTGCATCTCCAGCAGCTGCGAACACGCACTAGGCCCCTCTCTTTCTCGCACTCTACATCCCTCTCTTTCCATCGCACTAAGACCGTCTCTTTCTACCATCACACTGCAGTTGAAAATTACTTTTTGCATGTGTTTTTCAGTTTCTTTCTGTTTGTGTTTTTCCCCATTTTGTTTGCTGCCCCGTTTCCATCGCTTGCTTTTTCACACATGCCACTTATTAACCTCAGAGTGGCGATGAGtacagaaaatatttatttaaaatataaaaatgtgcCACTACTTGTTATTCATTATTCAGACTGACCCACCCATCTCGGTCTTTGACTTGATCTATTCAAATTCGATTTTGGAAATTCTGGTTAAATTCTctatttatttgcatttataGGGATTGGTGACTCCGACATATCAGTTGGTTCAAACTACAGATAAAAAAAACATCATGGTCAATTTGATATTCACAGGATAATTGATATATACATACAATATACAAAGTTGATCCGAAATTTTATAAGATCAATCCTGATATCTAATAATAGATTTAAGCGAAACTTATTAAGAACCAGAATGCCTTTATAAGCCGGATAGATTCCCACTTTCAGATACCAAAATGGGACGTCCCCAGATGGAAAGAGATCCCGCTGCAAGCTTTGCGAAAAAGTGTTAACCCATCGGCCGGGAAATGTGAGGCGCCACTATAGTATTTACCACCCTCACATCATCGTCCAACTGGCGCCCAAACGTTGGGTCATCGCCGAGGACAAACTCATTCCCAATCGCCAACGGCTGAACAATCCGGTAAGTAGTATATGCATACATATTTCACGGTTTATTAGCACTAACCGAAACGTCACTAATCGAAACAAAAACGAGTCACACATGGGGGCTGAATACTAGAAATGAGGGAGCAACaccaacattttaaatattacaattactGTATCCAAATGAAGGCTTCTGGTATAGCACCAATTAAACTGGAGTGAGCGGAATCATTTACATACTATCTTTCTGGATTGTTTTTATATCCAGAACAAACCCACTGGGTGACATACGACTGAGCTAAAAACTTAAAGGTTTATGTAGCTGGTAATGTCTTAACAACATCTTAAGACATACATCTGCAGTGAGCAGATATCATGATGTTCTGAGTTATAAACGGCTCAGCAAGGGATGACCCTCAGGTGTTGAACCGCATCCGAAACGTAACGAAAAAAATACAATAGCAACAGGCCCGTCGGTAAAACCGAAACCAAAGACAGGCCGAAACCGTTTTAAACCGGTTCAGTTCAGCATAACGTTGTGTGCCGCTTTCTGTGGTGGTTCGTGTTCCGCTCTCTGAACCGCTCCTCTCAGAGCTGAACCGCTCTCTTCTCTCTGGTTCACAGAACggtttcttaaatttttttgcaGTCTGGTCAGGCGAATTCAATTTAGTCATCGAACGTCACTCAAGTACGTCGCATcgcaaatcaaaaaaaaagacCTATAAAATGTCAAAAAGGTACCCGAATCCGGTGTCGAAGTACTTCATATATTACGAAAAGACTCGGAAGAGCACCTGCAAGGCATGCAACTTCGACATGGCAGGTCGTCACTCCGAGAATCTGATGAGACACCTCAAACGCAAGCACAAGGATGTCTACAATTCTGTGGTGGCCGAAAAACAGGCCATCCTGGTCCGTCGCCAGCAGCAGGCAAAAAAGGTCGAAGTAGACCCGAAAGATCACGTTCTGGCCTCCATGTTCCACTTTCCATCGGAACCCAAAAAAATTCTTATCACTAAGGTACACCACATCTCTTTGACAAAGCTTAGAAGGGTACATAGGATAAAACATcctattttatattatttttaagataaCTATCGAAAACCAAACTATAGTACTTATTGTAACTATCTTTCAGGATGCCTCTCAGCTGCCGACCAATAGTAGCATGGAAACCACAGATATGGTGGATGATGAAGAGACCGGCGATGGAGATAACGAGGACAATGCATCCGGCAGTCAATTCGACGGGATCTTTATTGGGAAATCGGAGCTGCCCGATGAGGTTAATCAATTGGACAACTCTGGGGACGTCGAACTGGAGACAGTGGCTGCATCCATAGCCAAACCTTTGACATCCTTGAAGGCAACTACACCCAGTTTGGCCACCAGTTCCACTTCtactcctgctcctgctcgtGCATCCTCATCGAACTGCCCATTGGATGGTGATGATGCCTTCTACCTTCAATATCTGGGCAACAAATTGAGCAAATACTCGTCCCGCACCAAGAACACAGTCCAGTTCCAAATCAATCGCATTCTGTACAAGGCCGATATGGGACACTACGAGGAATCAAGCCCTGCCTGCGATTCCGACTCCTTTTAGGAGTTCACTTGGCGTATGTGTTATTAAGTTCTAAACTAAGTATGTTACTTTTTGCATAGCAATCAAATAAATCATTATCCCACGAGTTGTAAAACATGGCTAAGACTTGCTTTGATTGGTTTTCGGTAACAActaaatgttttaattatCATAACTCCAATCAGGTAATGTTACATTAATGGTAGCAGTAGATGAAGAGTGTAGCTTATGAAATGTTGCGCTATCCATAACaactttaacattttaaagtgTTCTTAATAGCGGACGTTTGAATTTGAATTACTTCTTATTGATATTCCAATATTATTTAGTTTTCTCTATCTTTTTCCCTGACCCGTATAAGTTTAtccttttttttgcatttgACTCGTAATTCCACGGGGGGTATTTATTACCTGCCAAAACAAAAAGCATTAAAATGTCCACAAATCAGGTCACTTACCCCCTTGAGTTTCCTACCTAACAACATGGAGAACATTCGGGCAAATCAGATCGTTGGCCCctcgttttattttttttttgtttactgGATAAGAAATCGGGGTGGGGGGCGGGGGGCTTTGTGGCAAGTTCAGTACCCGCACAGGGTCAACATCTTTGGAATCCCTCGTTGGGAGGGTAAAAAGTGCGTAGAGCTGGGATTTTCGCTTTCCACTCTTGTGGAaagtttcctttttttttcgtGTCTCATTTTCCCCGAGAGcagatatatatgtattttatgtTTGGGTTTTTGTGCTCTTTAAAGCGACAGAAAGAGCAGCAAAAACTCTTCACTGTGAGTGTGGGTCtgtctgtatctgtatctgtgtatctgtatctgtgtctGTGTGCCGGCTGACCGGCTTTGTTTGTATCTCTATCTCTCTTCCTGCAGAAACTTGCAAACGAAACCTGCAACGTCTGTTCCCAACGAAGTCCCTCCTTTTGCCACAGTCCCTTCATCCGTCTGTGTCATACAGTCTGTTCATATAGGGGCGCCCTGTGTACTTGTAATCCTCCCCAACTCCACCTCTCTCGATTATATATCGCTTCAACCCCCGTCCACCGTCCACCGACCACCGACCTCATGGCAATTCGATTTATGTGTAGGCTATGCGTTCCGCGTCCTTTTGGCGTGTTATTAAAGGTTCATTACTAAATACCAACGAACTTTTGTAACTCGATGAACCATCTGCCGCAAGTACTGGATATGTATTGATTGAAAAAGAACAAACCTGAATTTGtagtattaatttttaaattccattaGGACAGTACCTTAACTACCTTTCAACTAAAATACTAGATTAT harbors:
- the LOC108017010 gene encoding uncharacterized protein isoform X2 → METTDMVDDEETGDGDNEDNASGSQFDGIFIGKSELPDEVNQLDNSGDVELETVAASIAKPLTSLKATTPSLATSSTSTPAPARASSSNCPLDGDDAFYLQYLGNKLSKYSSRTKNTVQFQINRILYKADMGHYEESSPACDSDSF
- the LOC108017010 gene encoding uncharacterized protein isoform X1, whose protein sequence is MSKRYPNPVSKYFIYYEKTRKSTCKACNFDMAGRHSENLMRHLKRKHKDVYNSVVAEKQAILVRRQQQAKKVEVDPKDHVLASMFHFPSEPKKILITKDASQLPTNSSMETTDMVDDEETGDGDNEDNASGSQFDGIFIGKSELPDEVNQLDNSGDVELETVAASIAKPLTSLKATTPSLATSSTSTPAPARASSSNCPLDGDDAFYLQYLGNKLSKYSSRTKNTVQFQINRILYKADMGHYEESSPACDSDSF